One Pseudomonas abieticivorans genomic region harbors:
- a CDS encoding IclR family transcriptional regulator, with the protein MISESDRSGIQVISRAAAILRCLESEPAGLSLGAIAKRIELPRSTVQRLVDALALEQLLEVRGAGGVRLGPALMRLAAHSHVDFSQMARPYLEDLSRRSGETAVLYYGGGSDLLILHSVVSTQELRVAPSTGNFLRVFASSGGKVLLARQSNEAVAQLLEGLVEPLTPNTLTLPQLLQELQQVRAEGFAYDREEHMVGVGAVATGLYTEQGAYAISLVGPAWRIKAQHEFIKQALGECRDALASAVNGTQV; encoded by the coding sequence ATGATTTCAGAATCCGACCGAAGCGGTATACAGGTCATCTCCCGAGCGGCCGCCATTCTGCGCTGCCTGGAGAGCGAGCCTGCGGGGTTGAGTCTAGGAGCCATCGCCAAGCGCATTGAACTGCCCCGCTCGACGGTGCAGCGCCTGGTCGATGCACTGGCGCTGGAGCAGTTGCTGGAAGTGCGCGGCGCCGGTGGCGTGCGCCTGGGCCCGGCCTTGATGCGCCTGGCCGCGCACAGCCATGTCGACTTTTCGCAAATGGCCCGGCCTTATCTGGAAGACTTGTCCCGGCGCAGCGGCGAGACCGCGGTGCTGTATTACGGTGGCGGCAGCGACTTGCTGATTCTGCACTCGGTGGTGTCGACCCAGGAATTGCGCGTGGCGCCCAGCACCGGCAACTTCCTCAGGGTGTTTGCCTCTTCCGGGGGCAAGGTGCTGTTGGCACGCCAGTCCAATGAAGCCGTGGCGCAACTGCTCGAAGGCTTGGTCGAGCCGCTCACGCCCAATACGTTGACCCTGCCGCAGTTGTTGCAGGAACTGCAGCAGGTGCGCGCTGAAGGCTTCGCCTACGACCGCGAGGAGCACATGGTCGGCGTCGGCGCCGTGGCAACCGGTTTGTACACCGAGCAGGGGGCCTATGCCATCTCGCTGGTGGGGCCGGCCTGGCGGATCAAGGCCCAGCATGAGTTCATCAAGCAGGCGCTGGGCGAGTGCCGCGATGCGCTCGCCAGCGCGGTGAATGGCACACAGGTCTAG
- a CDS encoding DUF2790 domain-containing protein: MKSLIALALMGVSTFAAAASVESSNKSAVQEYTYSTHLDIAKVIDMSTVPNVCEVVPATMTYEDHQGQRHTIEYKVMGNGCSQS, translated from the coding sequence ATGAAAAGTTTAATTGCACTTGCGTTGATGGGTGTTTCCACTTTTGCGGCAGCGGCCAGCGTGGAAAGTTCCAACAAATCGGCTGTTCAGGAATACACTTATTCTACCCACTTGGATATTGCCAAGGTCATCGACATGTCAACCGTGCCCAATGTCTGTGAAGTGGTGCCGGCGACCATGACTTACGAAGACCACCAGGGTCAGCGCCACACCATCGAATACAAAGTGATGGGTAACGGGTGCAGCCAGAGCTAA